The following proteins come from a genomic window of Longimicrobium terrae:
- a CDS encoding phytanoyl-CoA dioxygenase family protein, with translation MTLTGYDAAAVRRDGFAIVENVADSATVAVLLDELAAVDGPGAIRRRGSVHAVRNLLEAVPAVRDLARSAAARALVEPVLGAECFAVRGILFDKTPDANWKVAWHQDLTIAVRERREVPGFGPWSEKAGITHVQPPAEVLRDMLTVRVHLDPCGTENGPVQVIGGSHLHGRLSPEEIDEWRDGNDAVPCTSPIGGALVMRPLLLHASSASTVPDHRRVVHLEFAAGDLPGGLEWHGRC, from the coding sequence ATGACGCTGACCGGGTATGATGCCGCCGCCGTTCGCCGCGACGGGTTCGCGATCGTGGAGAACGTCGCCGATTCCGCGACCGTGGCCGTGCTGCTGGATGAACTCGCGGCGGTGGACGGGCCCGGCGCCATCCGCCGGCGCGGCAGCGTACACGCCGTGCGCAATCTGCTGGAGGCGGTGCCTGCCGTCCGCGATCTGGCCCGGAGCGCCGCGGCGCGCGCGCTGGTGGAGCCGGTGCTGGGGGCGGAGTGCTTCGCCGTGCGCGGCATCCTGTTCGACAAGACGCCGGACGCCAACTGGAAGGTGGCGTGGCACCAGGACCTCACCATCGCCGTGCGCGAGAGGCGCGAGGTGCCCGGCTTTGGTCCGTGGTCCGAAAAGGCGGGGATCACGCACGTGCAGCCGCCGGCGGAGGTTCTGCGCGACATGCTCACCGTGCGCGTGCACCTGGATCCGTGCGGGACGGAAAACGGGCCGGTGCAGGTGATTGGCGGGTCCCATCTGCACGGCCGGCTCTCGCCGGAGGAGATCGACGAGTGGCGGGATGGGAATGACGCGGTGCCGTGCACCTCGCCCATCGGTGGGGCGCTGGTCATGCGGCCGCTGCTGCTGCATGCGTCGTCCGCATCCACCGTCCCCGACCACCGCCGCGTGGTGCACCTGGAGTTTGCCGCGGGCGACCTGCCGGGCGGGCTGGAGTGGCACGGGCGCTGTTAG
- a CDS encoding L,D-transpeptidase family protein, with amino-acid sequence MKLSRLLVALACAAFAVPAAAQMRLDLNIPENRLRLLDGDSVLRTYRVSVGMPGHDTPDGTFNVERAEWNPSWRPPTTSEWARDKEFMPPGPNNPMGRVKLFFAPLYYIHGTPDSTNIGAPASHGCVRMRNRDVVELARLLHEHAQPTVAPAEIDGILRRSTTTRWSSFRAPVPLAIRYEPVVVEGDEVRVYPDFYNRSRLHSEGVIQALLAAGYDARSIDRAQVRALLQRAGTTRGPLSVKLADAFTGLRRTGLSADR; translated from the coding sequence GTGAAGCTTTCTCGCCTGCTTGTCGCGCTCGCGTGCGCCGCCTTTGCCGTTCCGGCGGCTGCGCAGATGCGGCTGGATCTGAACATCCCCGAAAACCGGCTTCGCCTGCTGGACGGGGACAGCGTCCTGCGCACCTATCGCGTCTCCGTCGGCATGCCCGGGCACGACACGCCCGACGGCACCTTCAACGTGGAACGCGCGGAGTGGAACCCCTCGTGGCGCCCGCCCACCACGTCGGAGTGGGCGCGCGACAAGGAGTTCATGCCGCCCGGCCCCAACAATCCCATGGGGCGCGTAAAGCTTTTCTTTGCACCGTTGTACTACATCCACGGAACGCCCGATTCCACCAACATCGGCGCTCCGGCCTCGCACGGGTGCGTCCGCATGCGCAACCGCGACGTGGTGGAACTCGCGCGCCTGCTGCACGAGCACGCGCAGCCGACGGTGGCGCCCGCGGAGATCGACGGCATCCTGCGCCGCTCCACCACCACGCGCTGGTCCAGCTTCCGCGCGCCGGTGCCGCTCGCCATCCGCTACGAGCCGGTGGTGGTGGAGGGTGATGAAGTGCGCGTGTATCCCGACTTCTACAACCGCAGCCGCCTGCACAGCGAAGGCGTGATTCAGGCGTTGCTGGCGGCGGGATACGATGCGCGTTCCATCGACCGCGCGCAGGTCCGCGCACTGCTGCAGCGGGCCGGCACGACGCGAGGGCCGCTGAGCGTAAAGCTGGCTGATGCATTTACCGGCCTGCGCCGCACCGGGCTTTCCGCGGACCGATAG
- a CDS encoding nucleotidyltransferase domain-containing protein produces the protein MPERDLLAWGFMLTDGMNSNETAPAVSARTLACCLDARARAAVRDVVRQVRLRVPAELVYAELFGSRARGDARADSDVDLLLIWRHLPPDREPQAGHAEAIAAEVAAHTGVPVGVWSVALEDLSAGRRTPMLVDALDDAVAVWPAEHAPLRVPFTPADARFCAGRMLDRVAEGSGEVAASLRRGTDDWLRRVRDDVVRLCTAVLVLAGDTRPRRGETVRAFAARNPGWARTRAEARALAWAARSYPPGHLELDDLPPVPPPPVNAHVLLDLVQRLRVEAARRLRSASRGTGFVHR, from the coding sequence GTGCCGGAACGTGACTTGCTCGCCTGGGGCTTCATGCTGACGGACGGGATGAACTCGAACGAAACCGCGCCGGCTGTGTCCGCGCGGACGCTGGCGTGCTGCCTGGATGCGCGCGCCCGGGCCGCCGTGCGCGACGTCGTGCGGCAGGTGCGGCTGCGCGTGCCGGCGGAACTCGTGTACGCGGAACTGTTCGGCTCGCGGGCGCGGGGCGACGCGCGCGCGGACTCCGACGTGGACCTGCTGCTGATCTGGCGCCACCTGCCGCCGGACCGCGAACCGCAGGCAGGCCACGCGGAAGCCATCGCCGCGGAAGTCGCGGCGCACACCGGCGTTCCCGTGGGCGTGTGGTCCGTGGCGCTGGAGGACCTTTCCGCAGGCCGGCGCACGCCCATGCTGGTGGATGCGCTGGACGACGCGGTCGCCGTCTGGCCCGCGGAACACGCACCGTTGCGTGTTCCCTTCACCCCCGCGGACGCGCGGTTCTGCGCTGGGCGCATGCTGGACCGCGTAGCGGAGGGGAGCGGGGAAGTGGCCGCCAGCCTGCGCCGCGGAACCGACGACTGGTTGCGCCGCGTCCGCGACGACGTGGTGCGGCTGTGCACGGCCGTCCTGGTGCTGGCGGGAGACACGCGCCCCCGCCGCGGCGAGACCGTGCGCGCGTTCGCCGCGCGCAACCCCGGGTGGGCGCGCACCCGGGCAGAGGCGCGCGCCCTGGCGTGGGCCGCGCGATCGTATCCGCCGGGCCACCTTGAACTGGACGACCTTCCCCCGGTCCCGCCGCCGCCGGTGAACGCGCACGTGCTTCTGGACCTTGTACAAAGACTGCGGGTAGAGGCTGCGCGCCGGCTGCGCAGCGCGTCGCGCGGCACCGGATTCGTACACCGCTGA
- the mrdA gene encoding penicillin-binding protein 2 — protein MRLFQGDTRQRRTLGALFAVTFIITTLLTAFFQTQVVAGASYAERSEENRMRGIPIPAPRGTILDRHGDVVATSITSYSIAVLPGDSAVVHNTLNDLAPFLGLSAENVADLMVKRNRRQHDLLEVTDRATFSQAAAIEERRSAFTNLMVVERPQRYYPGGAAIGHISGYVTEITKGQLQQEQYANNGYRQGMLIGQAGIERQYELHLAGRDGARFVEVDAKGRVVDPRSTVGARAPIPGSPMRLTLDLKLQEYIHDIFPDTMEGAVVAMVPSTGEILAMYSHPSYDPNDFVGRIPTRLWGALNNDPRKPMFNRTITGQYPPASTFKTITAAMGLERGILKDVNSRMPISCTGGMAYAGRYSRCWYRAGHGNLNLAQAIENSCNVYFYQVGIRIGLAELARAGVRLGFASKTGIDLPAEVSGIFPRDLAWYKKQFRVDPVPSDVMSLAIGQGPNTQTPLRMAYVYSAIAGDGTSPSPHLVDGDSIAKGQPIDLGLERAGLEALWEGLRLVTEPEGTALQSSLARYKLYGKTGTAQNPQGADHGWFAGFAGRPGGHPDIAIAVIVEHGLHGDAAAPLGAKIVNYYLDRKYGQPFDPAPTLGERWRAGRSGTDGQWDTPNRRLIPFSPEELRRGRAAGNAPATRPRASDSPAARARAAD, from the coding sequence ATGAGACTGTTTCAGGGCGATACGCGGCAACGGCGCACCCTTGGTGCACTGTTCGCCGTCACGTTCATCATCACCACGCTGCTCACCGCGTTCTTTCAGACGCAGGTGGTGGCGGGCGCGAGCTATGCCGAGCGTTCGGAGGAAAACCGCATGCGCGGCATTCCCATTCCGGCGCCGCGCGGCACCATTCTGGACCGCCATGGCGACGTGGTGGCCACCAGCATCACCAGCTACTCCATCGCGGTGCTGCCGGGCGACTCGGCGGTGGTGCACAACACGCTCAACGACCTGGCCCCCTTCCTGGGGCTTTCGGCGGAGAACGTGGCCGACCTCATGGTGAAGCGGAACCGCCGCCAGCACGACCTGCTGGAAGTGACGGACCGCGCCACCTTCTCCCAGGCCGCCGCCATCGAGGAGCGCCGCTCGGCCTTCACCAACCTGATGGTGGTGGAGCGCCCGCAGCGCTACTACCCCGGCGGCGCGGCCATCGGCCACATCTCCGGCTACGTGACGGAGATCACCAAGGGGCAGCTGCAGCAGGAGCAGTACGCCAACAACGGATACCGCCAGGGAATGCTGATCGGCCAGGCGGGGATCGAGCGGCAGTACGAGCTGCACCTGGCCGGCCGCGACGGCGCGCGCTTCGTGGAAGTGGACGCCAAGGGGCGCGTGGTGGATCCGCGCTCCACCGTGGGTGCCCGCGCGCCCATCCCGGGCAGCCCCATGCGGCTCACGCTCGACCTGAAGCTGCAGGAGTACATCCACGACATCTTTCCCGACACCATGGAGGGCGCGGTGGTGGCCATGGTGCCCAGCACGGGCGAGATCCTGGCCATGTACAGCCACCCGTCGTACGATCCCAACGACTTCGTGGGCCGGATTCCGACGCGGCTGTGGGGCGCGCTGAACAACGATCCGCGCAAGCCCATGTTCAACCGCACCATCACCGGCCAGTACCCGCCGGCGTCCACGTTCAAGACGATCACCGCGGCCATGGGCCTTGAGCGGGGCATTCTCAAGGATGTCAACTCGCGCATGCCCATCTCGTGCACGGGCGGCATGGCGTACGCGGGCCGCTACTCGCGCTGCTGGTACCGGGCCGGGCACGGCAACCTGAACCTGGCGCAGGCCATCGAGAACTCCTGCAACGTCTACTTCTACCAGGTGGGTATCCGCATCGGCCTGGCGGAACTGGCGCGCGCGGGTGTGCGGCTGGGCTTCGCCTCCAAGACGGGGATCGACCTTCCCGCCGAGGTTTCGGGGATCTTTCCGCGCGACCTGGCCTGGTACAAGAAGCAGTTCCGGGTGGATCCGGTGCCGTCGGACGTGATGAGCCTTGCCATTGGACAGGGCCCCAACACGCAGACCCCGCTGCGCATGGCGTACGTGTACAGCGCCATCGCCGGTGACGGCACCTCGCCGTCGCCGCACCTGGTGGATGGCGACAGCATCGCCAAGGGCCAGCCGATCGACCTGGGGCTGGAGCGCGCCGGGCTGGAGGCGCTGTGGGAAGGGCTGCGGCTGGTGACGGAGCCGGAAGGCACGGCGCTGCAGTCCAGCCTGGCTCGGTACAAGCTGTACGGAAAGACGGGCACCGCGCAGAACCCGCAGGGCGCCGACCACGGCTGGTTCGCCGGCTTCGCGGGACGGCCGGGCGGGCATCCCGACATCGCCATCGCGGTGATCGTGGAGCACGGCCTGCACGGCGACGCGGCGGCCCCGCTGGGCGCCAAGATCGTCAACTACTACCTGGACCGGAAGTACGGCCAGCCGTTCGATCCGGCGCCCACGCTGGGCGAGCGGTGGCGTGCGGGGCGGTCCGGCACCGACGGGCAGTGGGATACGCCCAACCGCCGGTTGATCCCCTTCTCGCCCGAGGAACTGCGCCGCGGCCGGGCCGCGGGCAACGCGCCGGCCACCCGGCCCCGTGCCTCGGATTCGCCCGCCGCACGCGCCCGCGCGGCGGACTGA
- a CDS encoding thiamine pyrophosphate-dependent dehydrogenase E1 component subunit alpha, translated as MATKTKTRTAAIPHGLTREQLLEMYRLVRLTRSLEEKLEVLFKQSKVVGGLFRSLGQEGESVASAFALNRRDDGTGDMLSPLIRNLGSMLTIGSRPVEVVKQYMAKADSLARGKELNIHITDYQRGFIGQISPLGDLIPVMAGVALTFKQRGQDRVGMVYIGDGATSTGAFHEGVNFAAVQRLPLVVIVENNQWAYSTPSKFMTAAKQFIDKAPGYGVAGEQVDGNDMLAVYAASKRAVDRARAGEGVTLLEFMTYRRKGHAQHDAQTYVDPAEIEHWASTNDPIDRYVKTLVDNGWATAEELTAIGADIDRELDEAVAEAEQSPLPEPEEALTDVYGDGPVNAPWTRHTPPDPTLA; from the coding sequence ATGGCGACCAAGACCAAGACGCGCACCGCCGCCATCCCGCACGGGCTGACGCGGGAGCAGCTGCTGGAGATGTACCGGCTGGTGCGGCTCACCCGCAGCCTCGAAGAAAAGCTCGAGGTGCTCTTCAAGCAGAGCAAGGTGGTGGGCGGGCTGTTCCGCTCGCTGGGCCAGGAGGGCGAATCGGTGGCGTCGGCGTTTGCGCTGAACCGCCGCGACGACGGCACCGGCGACATGCTTTCGCCGCTGATCCGCAACCTGGGCAGCATGCTCACCATCGGCAGCAGGCCGGTGGAGGTGGTGAAGCAGTACATGGCCAAGGCCGATTCGCTGGCGCGCGGCAAGGAACTCAACATCCACATCACCGACTACCAGCGCGGCTTCATCGGCCAGATCAGCCCGCTGGGCGACCTGATCCCCGTGATGGCCGGCGTGGCGCTGACCTTCAAGCAGCGCGGGCAGGACCGGGTGGGGATGGTGTACATCGGCGACGGCGCCACCTCCACGGGCGCGTTTCACGAGGGCGTCAACTTTGCCGCCGTGCAGCGACTGCCGCTGGTGGTGATCGTGGAAAACAACCAGTGGGCGTACAGCACGCCGTCGAAGTTCATGACGGCCGCGAAGCAGTTCATCGACAAGGCGCCGGGCTACGGCGTGGCGGGCGAGCAGGTGGACGGCAACGACATGCTGGCCGTGTACGCCGCCTCCAAGCGCGCCGTCGATCGTGCCCGCGCGGGCGAAGGCGTGACGCTGCTGGAGTTCATGACCTACCGCCGCAAGGGCCACGCGCAGCACGACGCGCAGACGTACGTGGACCCGGCGGAGATCGAGCACTGGGCGTCCACCAACGACCCGATCGACCGGTACGTAAAGACGCTGGTGGACAATGGATGGGCGACGGCCGAAGAGCTGACGGCCATTGGCGCGGACATTGACCGCGAGCTGGACGAAGCCGTGGCCGAGGCGGAGCAGAGCCCGCTGCCCGAGCCCGAAGAAGCGCTGACGGACGTGTACGGCGACGGTCCGGTGAACGCACCGTGGACGCGCCACACGCCGCCCGACCCCACCCTGGCCTGA
- a CDS encoding alpha-ketoacid dehydrogenase subunit beta, producing MATVLEKPEHLRLTEQGKPVTLLEAIREGLWEEMERDPSVFLMGEDIGAYGGAFKMTDGFLDAFGGLRVVDTPISEIGFTGAAAGAAHMGMRPVCEMQFIDFISCAYDMITNYIATSRYRGSGGVPMVIRGPSGGGVRGGPFHSQNPEMAFFHTPGLKIVYPSTPYDAKGLIKAAIRDNDPVLFFEHKWLYRRPQLREVLPNEDYIVPLGKARTHREGRDITIVTYAAMVHKCAEAAEILEKEDGLSVEIIDLRTLLPLDEDAIIESVKKTSRLLIVHEDTRTGGIAGEIAMRINEKAWEWLDAPPLRVAAADAPVPYSPPLEDYFLPQVDDVIKAARHLAKY from the coding sequence ATGGCGACTGTACTGGAAAAGCCGGAGCACCTGCGGCTGACGGAGCAGGGCAAGCCCGTCACCCTGCTGGAGGCGATTCGCGAAGGGCTCTGGGAAGAGATGGAGCGCGATCCGTCGGTGTTCCTGATGGGCGAGGACATCGGCGCGTACGGCGGCGCCTTCAAGATGACGGACGGCTTTCTGGACGCGTTCGGCGGCCTGCGCGTCGTCGACACGCCCATCAGCGAAATCGGCTTCACGGGCGCGGCGGCGGGCGCGGCGCACATGGGGATGCGTCCCGTGTGCGAGATGCAGTTCATCGACTTCATCTCGTGCGCGTACGACATGATCACCAACTACATCGCCACCAGCCGCTACCGCGGATCAGGCGGCGTGCCCATGGTGATCCGCGGCCCCTCGGGCGGCGGCGTGCGCGGCGGGCCGTTCCACTCGCAGAACCCGGAGATGGCGTTCTTTCACACGCCGGGCCTCAAGATCGTGTACCCCTCGACGCCGTATGACGCCAAGGGGCTCATCAAGGCCGCCATCCGCGACAACGACCCGGTGCTCTTCTTTGAGCACAAGTGGCTGTACCGCCGCCCGCAGCTGCGCGAAGTGCTCCCCAACGAGGACTACATCGTTCCGCTGGGCAAGGCGCGCACGCACCGCGAGGGCAGGGACATCACCATCGTCACCTACGCGGCCATGGTGCACAAGTGCGCCGAGGCGGCCGAGATCCTGGAAAAGGAAGACGGCCTGTCGGTGGAGATCATCGACCTGCGCACGCTGCTGCCGCTGGACGAGGACGCGATCATCGAGTCGGTCAAGAAGACCAGCCGCCTGCTGATCGTGCACGAGGACACGCGCACCGGCGGCATCGCGGGCGAAATCGCCATGCGCATCAACGAAAAGGCGTGGGAGTGGCTGGATGCGCCGCCCCTGCGCGTGGCCGCCGCCGACGCGCCCGTGCCGTATTCGCCGCCGCTGGAAGACTACTTCCTGCCGCAGGTGGATGACGTGATCAAGGCCGCGCGGCACCTGGCGAAGTACTGA
- a CDS encoding dihydrolipoamide acetyltransferase family protein produces MARVEVPMPQMGESIAEGTVSVWLKKVGDRVERDEPIMEISTDKVDAEIPAPVAGVIVEVVVSEGQTVEVGTVVAFIETEAGAAASTAAAPSAPAGEAAAPGASDHFQVPPDRPVTASSAGQAQAAAAPGGASSAQGALGDGPHTLEERLRAKSTPLVRKIASEHNVEVHQVPGTGRNGRVTKDDILKFVEEKQAAPQAPAAQPAAPSASAQQRPAAPAAPSYEGGFPWDEFYGHPQHPAVSAGPNDRVEPASRMTQIIANNMVQSRRISPHVHSYFEVDYTRLDQVRARSKKKWEEQGVKVTYTHFITWAVARALREFPKINASYGSHEVIIRGDVNIGMAVALDNGLIVPVIKNADELSLVGLAKRVNDLATRARNKQLKPDDIQGGTFTITNPGVFGTTIGFPIINQPQVAILGVGGVEMRPAVISDEYGNHAIVPRKRGYISLGYDHRLVNGADGDQFLARIKELMQNFPDEA; encoded by the coding sequence ATGGCCCGTGTAGAAGTCCCGATGCCCCAGATGGGCGAGTCCATCGCCGAGGGCACCGTCTCGGTGTGGCTCAAGAAGGTGGGCGACCGCGTGGAGCGCGACGAGCCCATCATGGAGATTTCCACCGACAAGGTGGACGCCGAGATCCCCGCCCCCGTCGCCGGCGTGATCGTCGAGGTGGTGGTGAGCGAGGGGCAGACGGTGGAAGTGGGCACCGTGGTCGCCTTCATCGAGACCGAAGCCGGCGCCGCCGCCTCCACCGCCGCCGCTCCGTCCGCTCCCGCGGGTGAGGCCGCGGCGCCCGGTGCGTCGGACCACTTCCAGGTGCCGCCGGACCGGCCGGTGACCGCGTCTTCCGCCGGGCAGGCGCAGGCCGCCGCGGCGCCGGGCGGCGCATCGTCCGCGCAGGGCGCGCTGGGCGACGGGCCGCACACGCTGGAAGAGCGGCTGCGCGCCAAGAGCACGCCGCTCGTCCGCAAGATCGCCTCGGAGCACAACGTGGAAGTGCACCAGGTGCCGGGCACCGGGCGCAACGGCCGCGTGACCAAGGACGACATCCTCAAGTTCGTGGAGGAAAAGCAGGCGGCTCCGCAGGCCCCGGCCGCGCAGCCCGCCGCGCCGTCCGCCTCCGCGCAGCAGCGTCCCGCCGCGCCGGCCGCCCCGTCGTACGAGGGCGGCTTCCCGTGGGACGAGTTCTACGGCCATCCGCAGCACCCCGCCGTGTCCGCCGGTCCCAACGACCGCGTGGAGCCGGCCAGCCGGATGACGCAGATCATCGCCAACAACATGGTGCAGTCGCGGCGCATCAGCCCGCACGTGCATTCGTACTTCGAGGTGGACTACACGCGCCTGGACCAGGTGCGCGCCCGGAGCAAGAAGAAGTGGGAGGAGCAGGGCGTAAAGGTCACCTACACCCACTTCATCACGTGGGCGGTGGCGCGCGCGCTGCGCGAGTTTCCCAAGATCAACGCCAGCTACGGCAGCCACGAGGTCATCATCCGCGGCGACGTGAACATCGGCATGGCGGTGGCGCTGGACAACGGGCTCATCGTTCCCGTCATCAAGAACGCGGATGAGCTGTCGCTGGTGGGGCTGGCCAAGCGGGTGAACGACCTGGCCACGCGCGCCCGCAACAAGCAGCTCAAGCCGGACGACATCCAGGGCGGCACGTTCACCATCACCAACCCGGGCGTGTTCGGCACGACGATCGGCTTCCCCATCATCAACCAGCCGCAGGTCGCCATTCTGGGCGTGGGCGGGGTGGAGATGCGGCCGGCCGTCATCAGCGACGAGTACGGCAACCACGCCATCGTTCCGCGCAAGCGGGGCTACATCTCGCTGGGCTACGACCATCGCCTGGTGAACGGCGCGGACGGCGACCAGTTCCTGGCCCGCATCAAGGAACTCATGCAGAACTTTCCCGACGAGGCCTGA
- a CDS encoding Bax inhibitor-1 family protein yields MSEQYESYVGYQPVGALDATRRATFISRTYQHLLGAILAFTLIEVLLFRSGVAYPMAQAMLGTSWLLVLGGFMVAGWLFSGMADRAESRAMQYVALAGYVVAEAIIFVPLLVIADYTAPGAIQSAAVATLIGFGGLTAIAMFSGRDFHFLGAALKWAGMAALALIVCGVLFGFELGTFFSVGMIAVAGASILYNTSNVLNRYPEDRYVAASLSLFASVALMFWYVLRLFMSRR; encoded by the coding sequence ATGTCTGAACAGTACGAATCGTACGTTGGCTACCAGCCCGTAGGCGCGCTGGACGCCACGCGCCGCGCCACCTTCATCTCCCGCACCTACCAGCACCTGCTGGGGGCGATCCTGGCGTTCACGCTGATCGAGGTCCTGCTGTTCCGCTCTGGCGTGGCGTATCCCATGGCGCAGGCCATGCTGGGCACCAGCTGGCTCCTCGTTCTGGGCGGGTTCATGGTGGCGGGATGGCTGTTCAGCGGCATGGCCGACCGGGCGGAGAGCCGGGCGATGCAGTACGTGGCGCTGGCCGGCTACGTGGTGGCCGAAGCCATCATCTTCGTCCCGCTGCTGGTGATCGCGGATTACACCGCGCCGGGCGCCATCCAGAGCGCCGCCGTCGCCACGCTCATCGGCTTCGGGGGGCTTACCGCCATCGCCATGTTCAGCGGCCGGGATTTCCACTTCCTGGGCGCCGCGCTCAAGTGGGCCGGCATGGCCGCGCTGGCACTCATCGTCTGCGGCGTGCTTTTCGGCTTTGAGCTGGGCACCTTCTTTTCCGTGGGGATGATCGCCGTTGCCGGCGCCTCCATTCTGTACAACACCAGCAACGTCCTGAACCGCTATCCGGAAGACCGGTACGTGGCCGCGTCGCTGTCGCTGTTTGCTTCGGTGGCGCTGATGTTCTGGTACGTGCTGCGCCTGTTCATGTCGCGCCGGTAA
- the lipB gene encoding lipoyl(octanoyl) transferase LipB gives MTDTLTTAAAPRTMHVRRLGLMSYAGALALQADLVRQRRAGEIPDTLLLLEHPHVITLGSGSHDENVLVSPEERAERGIELFETGRGGDVTYHGPGQLVGYPIFDLKTGRQDLHRYLRDIEDALIGVLGDFGLTGGRKEGLTGVWVDERKLAAIGVRVSSGWITSHGFALNVQTDLSMFGTIIPCGIRDHGVGSLSGELGRTVPLAEAEASAVRWFERIFDRRAAESTG, from the coding sequence ATGACTGACACTCTGACCACCGCCGCCGCCCCGCGCACCATGCACGTGCGCCGCCTGGGGCTGATGTCCTACGCCGGCGCGCTCGCGCTGCAGGCCGACCTGGTGCGCCAGCGCCGCGCGGGCGAAATCCCCGATACGCTGCTGCTGCTGGAGCACCCGCACGTCATCACCCTGGGCAGCGGCTCGCACGACGAAAACGTGCTCGTCTCGCCGGAGGAGCGCGCCGAGCGCGGCATCGAACTGTTCGAGACGGGGCGGGGCGGGGACGTGACCTACCACGGGCCGGGGCAGCTGGTGGGCTATCCCATCTTCGACCTCAAGACTGGCCGGCAGGACCTGCACCGCTACCTGCGCGACATCGAGGACGCGCTCATCGGCGTGCTGGGCGACTTCGGGCTCACCGGCGGGCGCAAGGAAGGGCTCACGGGCGTGTGGGTGGATGAGCGGAAGCTGGCGGCCATCGGCGTGCGCGTGTCGTCGGGGTGGATCACCAGCCACGGATTCGCGCTCAACGTGCAGACGGATCTGTCGATGTTCGGCACCATCATCCCGTGCGGCATCCGCGACCACGGCGTGGGCTCTCTGTCCGGCGAACTCGGCCGCACCGTCCCCCTGGCGGAGGCCGAGGCAAGCGCCGTCCGCTGGTTCGAGCGCATCTTCGACCGCCGGGCCGCGGAGTCAACCGGCTGA
- a CDS encoding PIN domain-containing protein, with product MIVVDTNVIAYLIIDTPHTDDARRVVAKEGRWSAPLLWRSELRNVLIGYIRRGSVTYEEAMEGIRVAERLLADTSMEVDHADVLQLALMSGCTTYDCEFVAVARAAGVPLVTADRKLLAAFPFLAVAPEVFAPAFEN from the coding sequence GTGATCGTCGTCGATACGAATGTGATCGCATATCTGATCATCGATACCCCGCATACGGACGACGCCCGCAGGGTCGTTGCGAAAGAGGGTCGCTGGTCTGCGCCGTTGCTCTGGCGTAGTGAGTTGAGAAACGTACTCATCGGCTACATCCGTCGCGGCTCCGTCACCTACGAGGAGGCGATGGAGGGCATCCGCGTGGCAGAGCGTCTGCTCGCTGACACGTCGATGGAGGTGGATCACGCGGATGTGCTGCAACTCGCGCTGATGTCGGGGTGCACGACGTACGACTGCGAGTTCGTGGCGGTGGCGCGAGCGGCCGGCGTGCCGCTGGTGACGGCGGATCGCAAGCTGCTCGCGGCATTTCCGTTTCTCGCCGTCGCGCCGGAAGTGTTCGCGCCGGCGTTCGAGAACTGA
- a CDS encoding RNase H family protein, translating to MPEQPPLVFVYADESCLGNQYKDRARPGGAAGLMEYWHPEKGWVRRDFYLAEPDTTNNRMAIRSATVPLQSLKQASRVVFTSDSRYLVDGMTSWVHGWAARGWVRKGGEIENLELWKALMPVAARHEVQWRWVKGHNGHAQNEYANFLATRSAAKQMDSGGLVESGFDAWLREEQAKERCRNFFPVPPDKFEFKPGRRAPTR from the coding sequence GTGCCAGAGCAGCCGCCGCTCGTGTTCGTGTACGCCGATGAATCGTGTCTGGGCAACCAGTACAAGGACCGCGCGCGCCCCGGCGGCGCCGCGGGACTGATGGAGTACTGGCATCCGGAGAAGGGATGGGTTCGGCGCGACTTCTACCTCGCCGAGCCAGACACCACCAACAACCGCATGGCCATCCGCAGCGCCACCGTGCCGCTTCAGTCGCTGAAGCAGGCGTCGCGCGTGGTGTTCACCTCCGACAGCCGCTATCTGGTGGACGGCATGACGAGCTGGGTGCACGGATGGGCCGCGCGTGGCTGGGTGCGCAAGGGCGGCGAGATCGAGAACCTGGAGCTGTGGAAGGCGCTCATGCCGGTGGCCGCCCGGCACGAGGTGCAGTGGCGCTGGGTGAAGGGGCACAACGGACACGCGCAGAACGAGTACGCCAACTTTCTGGCCACCCGCTCGGCCGCCAAGCAGATGGACAGCGGCGGCCTGGTGGAGTCCGGCTTCGACGCGTGGCTGCGGGAAGAGCAGGCCAAGGAGCGCTGCCGCAACTTCTTTCCCGTCCCACCCGACAAGTTCGAGTTCAAGCCCGGCCGCCGCGCGCCGACGCGCTGA